In the Flagellimonas sp. MMG031 genome, one interval contains:
- the alaS gene encoding alanine--tRNA ligase codes for MTSQEVRNQFLNFFKEKNHKIVPSAPMVMKDDPTLMFTNAGMNQFKEYFLGNSVAKHKRLTDTQKCLRVSGKHNDLEEVGKDTYHHTMFEMLGNWSIGDYFKKEAISWAWELLTEVYKIDKDSLYVSVFEGSEEDGLPLDQEAYDLWKAIVPENRIIKGNKKDNFWEMGDQGPCGPCSEIHVDIRSKEEKAKVDGASLVNQDHPQVVEIWNLVFMQFNRKANGSLEPLPEKHIDTGMGFERLCMVLQGKQSNYDTDVFTPLIREVEIITGKKYGKDEETDIAIRVISDHVRAVAFSIADGQLPSNTGAGYVIRRILRRAIRYGFTFLDTNKPFIYRLVKVLSEQMGKAFPELKEQHQLIENVIKEEESSFLSTLEQGLVLLDSVIKSSKDKTIAGDKAFELYDTFGFPIDLTALILEEKGYQLDVEGFEKALKAQKDRSRAASEVSKDDWNVLLTDTEQEFIGYDSLEAQVKVVKYRKVTSKKEGDQYQLVFNLTPFYAEGGGQVGDKGYLEAPNGDVTYIVDTKRENNEIVHFAKSLPKEISGTFKAVVDKKQRYRTASNHTATHLLHQALREVLGSHVEQKGSAVHSKYLRFDFSHFSKLTVEELREVENFVNARIDGQLPLEENRNVPMKQAMEEGAMALFGEKYGDTVRTIRFGQSIELCGGTHVDNTADIWHFKIVSEGAVAAGIRRIEAITSDAVKEFYFNNNRMLFEIKDMLKNSQDPVKSVASLQEENAALKKQVEQLLKDKAKGLKNELISELEEVNGIQFLAKKVDLDAGGIKDLAFEMGGQVDKLFLLLASENDGKAVLSCYISKNVVSETDLNAGTIVRELGKCIQGGGGGQPFFATAGGKNPAGIPEALDKVKGYIE; via the coding sequence ATGACATCCCAAGAAGTTAGAAACCAGTTTTTAAACTTTTTCAAAGAAAAAAACCACAAGATAGTGCCATCGGCGCCCATGGTGATGAAGGACGACCCCACGCTGATGTTCACCAATGCGGGCATGAACCAATTTAAGGAGTACTTTTTGGGGAATTCCGTTGCCAAGCACAAACGCCTTACCGATACCCAAAAATGCTTGAGGGTGAGCGGTAAACACAATGATCTCGAAGAGGTGGGAAAGGATACCTATCACCACACCATGTTCGAGATGTTGGGGAACTGGAGTATTGGGGATTATTTTAAAAAAGAAGCTATCTCGTGGGCATGGGAATTGCTCACGGAAGTCTATAAAATCGATAAGGACAGCCTCTACGTTTCTGTGTTTGAAGGCAGCGAAGAGGATGGTTTGCCCTTAGATCAAGAGGCCTACGATTTGTGGAAGGCCATTGTGCCCGAAAATCGCATCATCAAAGGCAACAAAAAGGACAACTTTTGGGAAATGGGGGATCAAGGACCTTGCGGGCCCTGCTCCGAAATCCATGTGGATATTCGCTCCAAAGAAGAAAAAGCCAAAGTGGACGGGGCTTCTTTGGTGAACCAGGACCATCCTCAGGTGGTGGAGATTTGGAACTTGGTCTTTATGCAGTTCAACCGGAAGGCAAACGGCAGTTTGGAACCACTTCCTGAAAAGCATATCGATACGGGAATGGGCTTTGAGCGCCTATGTATGGTGCTCCAGGGCAAGCAATCCAATTACGATACCGATGTATTTACACCACTCATTCGAGAAGTGGAGATTATCACAGGGAAAAAATATGGCAAGGATGAGGAAACCGATATTGCCATTCGTGTAATTTCCGATCACGTGCGCGCGGTGGCCTTTTCCATTGCCGACGGACAATTGCCGAGCAATACGGGTGCTGGTTACGTCATCCGAAGGATTCTGCGCCGTGCCATTCGTTATGGTTTCACTTTTTTGGATACCAACAAGCCTTTTATTTATCGTTTGGTGAAAGTGCTGAGCGAACAGATGGGCAAGGCCTTTCCAGAATTGAAGGAACAACATCAATTGATAGAGAACGTCATCAAGGAGGAAGAAAGTTCCTTCTTGAGTACCTTGGAACAAGGTTTGGTATTGTTGGATTCCGTTATCAAATCATCAAAAGATAAAACCATTGCGGGCGACAAGGCCTTCGAACTTTATGATACGTTCGGATTCCCGATAGATCTGACGGCCTTGATTTTAGAGGAAAAAGGATATCAATTGGATGTGGAAGGTTTTGAAAAGGCTCTGAAAGCACAAAAGGACCGTTCCAGAGCCGCATCCGAAGTGTCTAAAGACGATTGGAACGTTTTACTGACCGATACCGAACAGGAATTTATCGGATACGATAGCTTGGAAGCACAGGTAAAGGTGGTGAAATACCGAAAAGTGACCAGTAAAAAAGAAGGGGACCAATATCAACTGGTCTTCAATCTGACCCCGTTTTATGCCGAAGGGGGTGGCCAAGTGGGAGACAAGGGCTATTTGGAAGCACCCAATGGCGATGTCACCTATATTGTGGATACCAAACGCGAAAACAACGAGATCGTGCATTTTGCCAAATCCTTGCCGAAAGAGATTTCGGGAACCTTTAAGGCGGTGGTGGACAAAAAGCAGCGTTATAGAACGGCAAGTAACCATACCGCCACGCATTTGTTGCACCAAGCGCTGCGCGAGGTATTGGGAAGCCATGTGGAACAGAAAGGTTCGGCAGTACATTCCAAATACTTGCGGTTCGATTTCTCCCACTTTTCCAAACTTACGGTGGAAGAACTCCGTGAGGTGGAAAACTTTGTAAATGCCCGTATCGATGGACAACTTCCTTTGGAAGAAAACCGAAATGTACCCATGAAACAGGCGATGGAAGAAGGGGCCATGGCCCTTTTTGGCGAAAAATACGGGGATACTGTTCGTACCATCCGTTTTGGCCAGTCCATTGAGTTATGTGGGGGTACCCATGTTGACAATACGGCGGACATCTGGCATTTTAAGATTGTCTCCGAAGGAGCTGTGGCCGCTGGAATTCGACGGATTGAAGCGATTACATCCGATGCGGTCAAGGAATTCTATTTCAATAATAACCGAATGCTCTTCGAGATCAAGGATATGTTGAAGAATTCCCAAGACCCGGTAAAATCGGTGGCCAGTCTGCAAGAAGAGAATGCTGCCCTTAAAAAGCAAGTGGAGCAATTGTTGAAAGATAAGGCGAAGGGACTTAAAAACGAGTTGATATCTGAGTTGGAAGAGGTCAACGGAATCCAGTTCTTGGCCAAAAAAGTGGACTTGGATGCAGGTGGCATCAAGGACTTGGCTTTCGAAATGGGCGGTCAAGTGGATAAGTTATTCCTATTGCTGGCTTCTGAAAATGATGGAAAAGCGGTGCTGTCTTGCTATATTTCTAAAAATGTGGTGTCCGAAACGGATTTGAATGCTGGAACCATTGTCCGTGAGCTTGGAAAGTGCATCCAAGGGGGAGGTGGAGGACAACCGTTCTTTGCCACTGCAGGAGGTAAAAATCCCGCTGGGATTCCTGAGGCTTTGGATAAGGTGAAGGGATATATTGAATAA
- a CDS encoding GSCFA domain-containing protein — protein sequence MELQTQIPLLPSDNPIDYQSKVVLLGSCFVENMGKKLDYFKFPLFLNPFGILFHPLAIANLVERALEEKFYQQKEIFEQDGIWRCFDAHSDLRAASSEELLELLNQQLKDTKTWLETSSHIIITLGTAWVYEHTSTGKTVANCHKVPQKQFTKKLLSVAEIGASLQHIIALVQEVNPKAEIIFTISPVRHLKDGFLENQRSKAHLITAAHSVLSSRAKSRELSYFPAYEIMMDELRDYRFYGTDMVHPNALAVDYIWEKFKSVWISDSVYPVMDEVEAIQKGLLHRPFNPDSEAHQKFKTSLRTKITYLQERYPFMKFD from the coding sequence ATGGAACTACAAACCCAAATACCTTTACTACCCAGTGATAATCCTATCGATTACCAGAGCAAGGTGGTACTGTTGGGGTCTTGTTTTGTGGAAAACATGGGGAAGAAACTGGATTATTTCAAGTTTCCGTTATTCCTGAATCCCTTTGGGATACTGTTCCACCCCTTGGCCATTGCCAATTTGGTGGAAAGGGCCCTAGAAGAAAAATTTTATCAGCAAAAGGAGATATTTGAACAGGACGGAATTTGGCGTTGCTTTGATGCCCATTCCGATTTGCGAGCAGCATCTTCAGAGGAATTATTAGAATTGCTCAACCAACAGCTAAAAGATACCAAGACATGGTTGGAAACTTCCTCCCATATCATCATCACACTGGGAACGGCTTGGGTATACGAGCATACATCAACGGGTAAAACAGTGGCCAATTGCCATAAGGTGCCGCAGAAGCAATTCACCAAAAAACTATTGAGCGTAGCCGAAATCGGAGCTAGCCTTCAACATATAATCGCATTGGTTCAAGAGGTGAATCCCAAGGCGGAAATCATCTTTACCATTTCCCCGGTCCGTCATCTAAAGGACGGCTTTTTGGAAAACCAACGGAGCAAAGCGCATTTGATTACTGCGGCACATTCCGTTTTGTCGTCTCGAGCGAAGTCGAGAGAACTGTCCTACTTCCCGGCTTATGAAATTATGATGGACGAACTCCGCGATTACCGTTTTTATGGAACCGATATGGTGCACCCCAATGCACTGGCGGTGGATTACATCTGGGAAAAATTTAAATCCGTTTGGATTTCAGACAGTGTATATCCCGTGATGGATGAGGTGGAGGCGATTCAAAAGGGATTGCTGCACCGACCTTTCAACCCGGATTCCGAGGCGCATCAAAAGTTCAAAACATCGCTCCGCACAAAAATTACGTATCTTCAAGAAAGGTATCCATTCATGAAATTTGACTAG
- the hemL gene encoding glutamate-1-semialdehyde 2,1-aminomutase translates to MIYQRSSALFAEAKKYIPGGVNSPVRAFKAVGGDPIFIKEAKGAYLYDADGNQLIDYIASWGPLILGHAYQPVIDAVIEKAKKGTSFGTPTEIETELAQLAVSMVPNIDKIRFVNSGTEACMSAVRLARGYTGKDKIIKFAGCYHGHSDSFLIQAGSGAVTFGSPNSPGVTQGTAKDTLLADYNDLEGVKALVEANKGEIAAIILEPVAGNMGCIIPKEEFIQGLRDICTQEGILLLFDEVMTGFRLAKGGAQETLGIDADIVMFGKVIGGGLPVGAFAARAEIMAHLAPEGPVYQAGTLSGNPLAMSAGLAMLTALNNQPEVFDSLAGKTSYLHKGIAQTLTEKGVAHQINRYGSMISVHFTEEPVVDFASSAKGNNDTFKKYFHGMLENGVYLPPSAFESYFLNDALSYADLDKTIEAVGMVF, encoded by the coding sequence ATGATTTACCAACGAAGCAGCGCCCTGTTTGCAGAGGCCAAAAAATACATCCCCGGAGGGGTCAATTCACCCGTACGGGCCTTTAAAGCCGTAGGCGGCGACCCTATTTTTATCAAGGAGGCCAAAGGGGCCTACCTCTACGATGCCGATGGCAACCAACTTATCGACTACATCGCTTCTTGGGGACCACTTATTTTGGGTCATGCGTACCAGCCAGTGATCGACGCTGTGATCGAAAAGGCCAAAAAGGGCACTTCCTTTGGAACGCCTACCGAAATTGAGACCGAACTGGCCCAACTGGCGGTATCCATGGTGCCCAATATCGATAAAATCCGATTTGTGAACAGTGGGACCGAGGCCTGTATGAGTGCGGTGCGCCTCGCGCGCGGATACACGGGCAAGGACAAGATCATCAAGTTTGCGGGCTGCTACCACGGCCATTCGGATTCCTTTTTGATACAGGCCGGCAGTGGTGCGGTTACCTTTGGTAGTCCCAACAGTCCCGGGGTAACGCAGGGCACGGCCAAGGACACGCTATTGGCGGATTACAACGATTTGGAAGGCGTAAAAGCCTTGGTAGAGGCCAACAAGGGCGAAATTGCCGCCATTATTTTGGAACCCGTGGCGGGGAATATGGGCTGTATTATCCCCAAGGAAGAGTTTATACAGGGATTGCGCGACATCTGTACCCAGGAGGGCATTTTGTTGCTGTTTGATGAGGTGATGACGGGCTTTCGTTTGGCCAAGGGTGGTGCGCAGGAAACCTTGGGCATTGATGCCGATATTGTAATGTTCGGGAAAGTGATTGGGGGCGGACTGCCCGTAGGGGCGTTTGCGGCCCGTGCTGAGATTATGGCGCATTTGGCGCCCGAAGGACCGGTGTACCAAGCGGGAACCTTGAGCGGCAACCCGTTGGCGATGAGTGCCGGACTGGCCATGCTCACCGCGCTGAACAACCAACCCGAAGTGTTTGACAGCCTGGCCGGAAAAACGTCCTATTTGCACAAGGGCATTGCCCAAACCCTGACCGAAAAGGGCGTAGCCCACCAGATTAACCGCTATGGCAGTATGATCTCCGTACACTTTACGGAAGAGCCTGTGGTGGATTTTGCCAGCTCGGCCAAGGGAAATAACGATACCTTTAAAAAATACTTCCACGGCATGTTGGAGAACGGGGTGTACTTACCACCCTCTGCTTTTGAAAGCTACTTTTTAAATGATGCCCTGAGCTATGCCGATTTGGATAAAACGATTGAAGCGGTGGGGATGGTGTTTTAA
- a CDS encoding DUF4136 domain-containing protein → MKSLQHFAFIAFAFGLLASCTSVRVVSDYDQKADFDTYKSYAFYKTGIDKAQISDLDKKRILRAIETEMGSRGFVKSDNPDVLISIFTKEREQVDVYNNNFGWGAGWGWGWGWGPAWAWGPGWGWGPGWGWGGNNVSTRTEGSLYIDVIDANRKELVWQGRGVGTLNNIKNIEKKEQRIKEFVAQILEEYPPQMSVASN, encoded by the coding sequence ATGAAAAGTTTACAACATTTTGCATTCATCGCCTTCGCTTTTGGCCTTTTGGCCTCCTGTACTTCCGTCAGGGTGGTTTCTGATTACGACCAAAAAGCGGACTTCGACACCTATAAAAGCTATGCTTTTTACAAAACAGGCATTGACAAGGCCCAAATTTCCGATTTGGACAAGAAACGGATTTTACGTGCCATTGAGACCGAAATGGGCTCGCGTGGATTTGTGAAATCAGACAATCCAGATGTGCTGATCAGCATTTTTACCAAGGAACGTGAACAAGTAGACGTCTACAACAACAACTTTGGCTGGGGTGCCGGCTGGGGCTGGGGTTGGGGCTGGGGTCCGGCTTGGGCTTGGGGTCCCGGTTGGGGCTGGGGTCCTGGTTGGGGCTGGGGCGGCAACAACGTCAGCACCCGCACCGAAGGTTCACTCTACATTGATGTTATCGATGCCAATAGAAAGGAGCTTGTATGGCAAGGCCGAGGCGTAGGCACCTTGAACAATATCAAAAACATTGAAAAGAAAGAACAGCGCATCAAGGAATTTGTTGCCCAAATTTTAGAGGAGTATCCGCCCCAAATGTCGGTAGCCTCCAACTAA
- a CDS encoding DUF5522 domain-containing protein: MKERIPLEEGDYYLSEQGYRVFTEKYHLKRGYCCESGCRHCPYGYNTKTNTQ, from the coding sequence ATGAAAGAACGCATTCCCTTGGAAGAGGGTGATTATTATCTGTCGGAACAAGGGTATAGGGTATTTACGGAAAAGTACCATCTCAAACGAGGGTACTGTTGTGAGAGTGGTTGCCGCCACTGCCCGTATGGATACAACACCAAAACAAATACTCAATAA
- a CDS encoding DUF4230 domain-containing protein, translating to MKKILMGAVIALASVLIYKSCTDDREQKSILEENSMLIQQELRNVSKLVVTEGHFAEVYNYKDSKELFGPLITAHKKALVVVNADVSIAYDMSQIEYEVDEEQKLLRIVRIPDPEIKISPDFEYYDVTADYLNPFNAGDYNAIKRNVNASLMKKIEVSSLRSNAENRLVSELSRILVLTRTMGWTLMCDNKPVEDTEQFKLFLD from the coding sequence ATGAAGAAAATATTGATGGGTGCGGTCATCGCGTTGGCTTCGGTTTTGATTTACAAATCGTGCACGGACGACCGTGAACAAAAAAGTATCCTCGAAGAAAACTCCATGCTCATTCAGCAAGAGTTGCGCAATGTGTCCAAATTGGTAGTCACGGAAGGCCATTTTGCGGAGGTGTACAATTACAAAGATTCCAAGGAGTTGTTCGGCCCGTTGATCACTGCCCATAAAAAAGCATTGGTGGTGGTGAATGCTGATGTGTCCATTGCCTACGATATGTCACAAATTGAATATGAGGTAGATGAAGAGCAAAAATTACTTCGTATCGTTCGTATTCCCGACCCAGAAATCAAGATAAGTCCCGATTTTGAGTATTATGACGTCACTGCCGATTACCTAAATCCGTTCAATGCCGGGGATTACAATGCCATCAAACGGAATGTGAATGCTTCCTTGATGAAAAAAATCGAAGTATCTTCGTTGCGATCCAATGCGGAAAACCGATTGGTAAGCGAACTCTCCCGGATTTTGGTGTTGACGCGTACCATGGGTTGGACCTTGATGTGCGACAACAAGCCCGTGGAAGACACGGAGCAATTCAAACTTTTTCTGGATTGA
- a CDS encoding type II toxin-antitoxin system RelE/ParE family toxin, with translation MKVIWTHEAKKSFDGILDYLLNVWSQKEALAFVDLVEDTIAKIKEHPELFKISKYNHTSREAFITKHTTMFYRILEESIEIEYFWGNFQDPKKVEKFLK, from the coding sequence GTGAAGGTTATTTGGACGCACGAGGCGAAAAAATCTTTTGACGGCATTCTGGATTATCTCCTAAATGTCTGGTCCCAAAAGGAAGCTTTGGCCTTTGTGGATTTGGTTGAAGATACCATTGCAAAAATCAAGGAACACCCAGAACTTTTCAAAATTTCCAAATACAACCACACAAGCCGGGAAGCCTTTATCACCAAACACACGACCATGTTTTACAGGATTTTGGAAGAATCCATCGAAATAGAGTACTTCTGGGGCAATTTTCAAGACCCAAAAAAGGTAGAGAAGTTCCTAAAATGA
- a CDS encoding pyridoxal-phosphate dependent enzyme has translation MPNQHIVLPLLREKGVEMFVKREDTIHPLISGNKYRKLKYNLLEAKAQSQHTLLTFGGAYSNHIAATAYAGHKHGFKTIGVIRGEELETQWQDNPTLRLAHEHGMQFHFVSRSDYRRKNEPAFLETLKKQFGNVYLLPEGGTNELAVKGCMEILTEADANFDYVCSAVGTGGTLAGLINASQSHQTVLGFPALKGDFLIEEIRTFAQNNRWRLVTDYHFGGYAKVDHQLIVFINRFKQETGIPLDPIYTGKMLFGIFDLIKKDFFPSGSQILAIHTGGLQGIPGMNAILKKKKLPLLDI, from the coding sequence ATCCCCAATCAGCATATTGTATTACCCCTTCTCCGAGAAAAGGGAGTTGAAATGTTCGTAAAGCGGGAGGATACCATTCATCCGTTAATTTCGGGTAACAAGTACCGCAAACTCAAATACAACCTGCTTGAAGCCAAGGCCCAGAGCCAACATACCTTGCTCACCTTTGGTGGGGCCTACTCCAACCATATCGCCGCCACGGCCTATGCGGGCCACAAACACGGTTTTAAGACCATTGGTGTGATTCGGGGTGAGGAACTGGAGACCCAATGGCAGGACAATCCCACCTTGCGATTGGCACACGAACACGGCATGCAGTTCCATTTTGTGTCACGCAGCGATTACCGCCGTAAAAATGAGCCTGCCTTTCTGGAAACATTAAAAAAACAGTTCGGAAATGTCTACCTGTTGCCCGAAGGCGGTACCAACGAGTTGGCCGTGAAGGGGTGTATGGAAATCCTGACCGAAGCGGATGCGAATTTTGATTATGTGTGCAGCGCTGTGGGTACGGGCGGTACGCTGGCAGGACTTATCAATGCCTCCCAATCGCATCAGACCGTTTTGGGCTTCCCTGCACTTAAAGGTGATTTTTTGATCGAGGAGATTCGTACATTTGCCCAAAACAATCGTTGGCGACTGGTAACCGACTATCATTTTGGAGGTTATGCCAAGGTGGACCATCAACTCATTGTTTTCATCAACCGCTTTAAACAAGAGACCGGAATCCCTTTGGATCCCATTTATACGGGAAAGATGCTTTTTGGTATTTTTGACTTGATCAAAAAGGATTTTTTTCCGTCCGGAAGCCAGATTTTGGCCATCCACACAGGAGGGTTACAGGGCATACCGGGGATGAACGCTATACTGAAAAAGAAGAAATTACCGTTATTGGACATATGA
- a CDS encoding aromatic amino acid hydroxylase — protein MSYESNPILDKLPKHLKQFIKPQNYEEYTAIDQAVWRYVMRKNVDYLSRVAHKSYVDGLKKTGISIDHIPNMYGMNRILKEIGWAAVAVDGFIPPSAFMEFQAYNVLVIASDIRQLENIEYTPAPDIVHEGAGHAPIIANPEYAEYLRRFGEIGCKAISSAKDYELYNAVRHLSIIKEANGTPLDEIEEAEKHIEHLQNNMGEPSEMALIRNLHWWTVEYGLIGTVDNPKIYGAGLLSSIGESTWCMTDKVKKLPYSIEAAHTEFDITKPQPQLFVTPDFAFLSQVLEDFANTMAVRTGGLSGVKKLIGSQALGTIELSTGLQISGIFENVIENDGKPIYIQTTGGTALAYREKELVGHSIAHHKDGFGSPIGKLKGINIAIEDMGPRDLKAYKIYEGEAIALEFEGGIKVEGTIVTGTRNLMGKIILITFENCTVTHNDKVLFQPEWGLYHMAVGQHIVSAYNGPADLNSFDLITHQITESTIKSKKDEKRKELERFYEQIRHFREGKNTTVSRNKVFQALKKDHPKDWLLPVELYELAKQDNNQEFQQEILEHLEHIKRDNPKVGHLIDDGLQLVDTALVS, from the coding sequence ATGAGCTACGAATCCAATCCCATTCTGGACAAATTGCCCAAGCACCTAAAGCAATTCATAAAACCGCAGAATTATGAAGAGTACACCGCCATTGACCAAGCGGTCTGGCGCTACGTGATGCGCAAAAATGTGGATTACCTCAGCAGAGTGGCCCATAAATCGTATGTGGATGGATTGAAAAAGACGGGAATCTCCATTGACCACATCCCCAATATGTACGGGATGAACCGTATTTTGAAGGAAATTGGTTGGGCTGCCGTAGCCGTCGATGGTTTTATCCCGCCCTCGGCCTTTATGGAATTCCAGGCTTACAATGTGCTTGTAATCGCATCCGATATCCGTCAGCTTGAAAATATTGAATACACTCCTGCGCCCGACATTGTTCATGAAGGCGCCGGGCACGCCCCCATTATCGCCAACCCAGAATATGCGGAATACCTCCGCCGATTTGGGGAAATTGGCTGCAAGGCCATCTCCAGCGCCAAGGATTACGAACTGTACAATGCCGTGCGCCATCTTTCCATTATCAAGGAGGCCAACGGTACGCCCCTCGATGAAATTGAAGAAGCGGAAAAGCATATCGAACACCTACAGAACAATATGGGCGAACCCAGCGAAATGGCCCTTATCCGAAACCTGCATTGGTGGACCGTGGAATACGGACTTATCGGCACCGTGGACAACCCAAAAATATATGGTGCCGGATTGCTTTCCTCGATTGGTGAAAGTACATGGTGCATGACGGACAAGGTGAAAAAACTGCCCTACTCTATTGAGGCGGCCCACACCGAATTCGATATCACCAAACCGCAGCCGCAACTCTTCGTAACCCCAGATTTCGCCTTTTTGAGTCAGGTTTTGGAAGATTTTGCCAATACCATGGCGGTCCGCACGGGCGGACTTTCCGGTGTTAAAAAATTGATAGGCTCCCAGGCTTTGGGCACCATCGAACTGAGCACTGGACTTCAGATTTCGGGGATTTTTGAAAATGTAATCGAGAACGACGGAAAACCCATTTACATCCAAACCACAGGTGGTACGGCCTTGGCCTATCGCGAAAAAGAATTGGTGGGACACAGTATCGCTCACCACAAAGATGGTTTTGGTTCTCCTATCGGAAAATTAAAAGGCATCAACATCGCCATTGAGGACATGGGGCCACGTGACCTTAAAGCCTATAAAATTTATGAGGGCGAAGCCATTGCCTTGGAGTTTGAGGGCGGCATCAAAGTAGAAGGAACCATTGTAACGGGCACCCGAAACCTTATGGGGAAAATCATTCTTATCACTTTTGAAAACTGTACCGTTACGCACAACGACAAGGTATTGTTCCAACCTGAATGGGGCTTGTACCACATGGCAGTTGGGCAACATATCGTTTCAGCCTACAACGGCCCTGCCGATTTAAACAGTTTTGACCTTATCACGCACCAGATTACCGAAAGCACCATCAAATCCAAAAAGGATGAGAAAAGAAAGGAACTGGAGCGATTCTACGAGCAAATCAGACATTTTAGGGAAGGAAAGAACACCACGGTATCCCGAAACAAGGTCTTTCAGGCCCTTAAAAAAGACCACCCCAAGGATTGGTTATTGCCTGTAGAACTCTACGAACTTGCCAAGCAGGACAACAACCAGGAATTCCAGCAGGAAATTCTGGAGCACTTGGAGCACATCAAACGCGATAACCCCAAGGTGGGCCATTTGATTGACGATGGTCTGCAATTGGTGGATACGGCCCTAGTGAGTTAA
- a CDS encoding glucosaminidase domain-containing protein gives MIRRIGYVLMVALLLTSCGAKKKRTTHRKGAPKVVNSDRQARTNTPKLNADDATGLYPMPEDTGRFERFLISDTQEYIETFAEVAQYEMRAFGIPASIKLAQGILESGSGKGELALKTNNHFGIKCHTGWEGEFDFHDDDAKGECFRKYNHPMYSFRDHSLFLTTRSRYAFLFNYKRDDYKKWAHGLSQAGYATDRKYPQKLIALIERYELHKYDEAVVENGLSTVREPKQYEVFTHEVRKGDTLYGISKRYDISVDELRRLNNLRDNIISIGQVLNIRRAQ, from the coding sequence ATGATCAGGCGAATAGGATATGTATTGATGGTGGCCCTTTTGCTCACTAGTTGTGGGGCCAAAAAGAAGCGCACCACCCACCGAAAAGGGGCGCCCAAAGTGGTCAACTCCGATAGGCAGGCCCGCACGAACACCCCAAAACTCAATGCGGACGATGCAACGGGCTTGTATCCCATGCCCGAAGATACCGGGCGTTTTGAACGATTTTTGATTTCGGATACCCAAGAATATATCGAAACCTTTGCCGAGGTGGCACAGTACGAAATGCGTGCTTTCGGGATTCCGGCCAGTATTAAATTGGCACAGGGCATTTTGGAGAGCGGCTCCGGTAAGGGGGAACTGGCCCTAAAAACCAATAACCATTTTGGCATCAAATGCCATACGGGTTGGGAAGGGGAATTCGATTTTCATGACGACGACGCCAAAGGCGAGTGTTTTAGAAAATACAACCATCCCATGTATTCCTTTCGGGACCATAGCCTTTTCCTGACCACCCGATCGCGTTATGCCTTTTTGTTCAACTACAAACGGGACGATTATAAAAAGTGGGCCCATGGTCTCAGCCAAGCAGGGTATGCCACCGACCGCAAGTACCCCCAAAAGTTGATTGCCCTGATCGAGCGCTACGAGCTCCACAAATATGACGAAGCAGTGGTTGAAAACGGACTTTCTACTGTTCGTGAGCCGAAACAATACGAAGTATTTACCCATGAGGTGAGAAAGGGCGATACGCTGTATGGCATTTCCAAACGCTATGATATTTCGGTGGACGAGCTCCGCCGCTTGAACAATCTAAGGGACAATATCATTTCCATTGGGCAGGTGCTCAATATCCGCAGGGCGCAATAG